AAATAATGTCTGACATCCCAAAGATGGAAGAACTCCAAACATCAAAATGACCTGTCCCAACAGTTTCAAACCTGAAATTGTATTGACTAGAATCTGGCATGGGGAGATATACTTGTAGTAGATATTGCCCATCCCTTAATTCAGACCAGTATTGTACAGTAGCTAATCGCTCATGATTGATATTCCAGATTGTGTCGTAAGTAACTGTGTTTAAATTGTTGGATATGTTAAAGTAATGACCTTTTCCTCTATTCTCAAAACTTGGAGAAACTTTGTCAAGGCCAACGGTATATTGTATTGAATTAAAGTCTGCTGTGTCTGACCAAACTTCAAAAAAAACAGCAGATCCTCCATAGCCTGAATTAGGATTGTGAGCAAACCAAGTAAAAGCGGTGTCATTATCAATAGTACTTTCTAAATGATAGTTGCCCCAATTTCCAGAATTTCCAGCAGAAGCGACCATCAGGTGTCCAGATTTACTGTTAATTAAACTGTCAATGAATAAAGAGTAAGGATCCAAACCATCGTGAGAACCAAGATAAGTACCAACACTTGCGTTTAAAGCACACGGTTGACCTAAAGAATCAGCAATATGAAAAATGTATTCAACAGCATCAACAACTGTCGCTAGCCAATTAGGACTGTTGAAATTGCTTTCTACCGCTATTATTTCTGCTTCAGGAGCAACACCTTTATTTAGACCATTGGCAAATGCATTACCACATCCTGCTCCAGTTACTGTAGTACCATGCCCATAAATATCATTGTTGGTGCATAAGCCTTGCATAATTTCCGAATTATTCCAATCTTGGCCATAACCATATTTAGAAGGTGTAAATTGATTTTGAGGTAGTGTTTGATCCCAAAGTGCCAATACTCGTGTAGAGCTGTCTGATGGGTTTAAAAAATCGGGATGAGTCCAGTCTAAACCTGTATCGATAAACCCCATGATTACTCCTTTTCCTGTATATGAGTTTTCTAATGGAGCAAGACCTTGATGAACAGCATTTATTCGATTGTTCACTCGCATAGTGTCATTTAAAGGAGTTCCCTCATAAGATCTAAAGTTGATGGCGTTTAAAGGAGTGTTATCCAAAAAAGCTTTAATGGTTGTTCTGGGAAGACTAATATACTTCCAGTTTTTTATGTGTCCTTTGTATTTCCCATTGTATTGAGATAGACTCTTTTTTAGACTAGTTTGATTGGCTTTAACAAAAAAGCTAAGTTCTTCACTTTCATTATTAGGGGTAGATTGCAGATAGTGTTCCAGTTGAAAACTTCTTACATTTTGCTTTTTTTCTTGGGCAAAGACAGTCAAGCTCAAGAAAAAAAATAGGGCGGGGTATAACATTTTTTTCTTCATAAAACTAAATATATAAAAAATGAAGCTTAAAAACATGATTAAACGAAAAAAAATAAATTAACCCAAAAGTAACAATGATAAAATTATTCTTTTTTATGATAAAGATAAAAACAGTAGCCTTTTATTAACGTTTTATCTAAATCAGGATGGAAAAAAGTTAGTTTATTTTTGTTTATTATATCTTCGGTGGTAATAGATTTTAAATATTTATGGCAAAGTATTACTTTTGCACTTTAATTATTTAGAATAAACAAAACGCAAAGCCAAATTAAATGGAAATTCCAAAGATTTACGAGTCAAACAAAACAGAAGCGAAATGGTATAAATATTGGATGGAAAATGATTTTTTCAAATCAGTTCCTGACGAAAGAGAAGCTTATACTGTCGTAATCCCTCCTCCCAATGTAACAGGTGTTTTACACATGGGACACATGTTGAATAATACTATTCAAGATGTATTGGTCAGAAGAGCTCGAATGCTTGGTAAAAATGCATGTTGGGTTCCTGGAACTGATCATGCTTCTATTGCTACTGAGGCAAAGGTGGTTGCTAAGCTAAAAAGTGAAGGCATTAATAAGGCAGACTTAACTCGTGATGAATTTTTACAACATGCTTGGGATTGGACCGAAAAACATGGTGGAATTATTCTTGATCAATTAAAAAAGCTTGGGGCTTCTTGCGACTGGGATAGAACGCGTTTTACATTAGATAAAGATTATTACGAAAGCGTTATTCACGTTTTTAATGACCTGTATGAAAAAGGTCTGATCTATAGAGGTGTAAGAATGGTGAACTGGGATCCTGAAGCAAAAACAGCTTTAAGTGATGAAGAAGTGAATCATAAAGAAGTGAACTCTAAATTATTTTATATCCGTTATAAAATAGAGGGAACAGAAGACGAATGGCTAACCATTGCAACTACTAGACCTGAAACTTTATTAGGTGATACTGCAATTTGTGTAAATCCAAATGATGAAAGATATACTCATTTAAAAGGAAAACAAGCCATCGTTCCTTTGGTAAATAGAACTATTCCTATCATTTTTGATGAATACGTTGATCCTGAATTTGGAACAGGATGTTTAAAAATTACTCCAGCTCACGACCCGAATGATTATAATCTTGGATTAAAATATGATTTGGAAGTTATTGATGTGCTTAATGATAACGGAACAATTAATGAAAATGGAGAGTTATATATTGGTCAGGATCGTTTTGACGTTAGAAAACAAATAGCCGTTGATTTAGAAGAAAACGGTTACTTAGTGAAAACAGAAGATCATATCAATAAGATTGGATTTTCAGAAAGAACAGATGCTGTAATTGAGCCAAAATTATCTTTACAGTGGTTTTGTTCTACAGAAAACTTATCTAAACCAGCATTAGAGAATGTGATGAATGATACCATACAGTTTCATCCAGAGAAGTTTAAAAACTCTTATAGAAACTGGATGGAAAATATTAAGGATTGGTGTATTTCCCGCCAGTTATGGTGGGGGCATCAAATTCCTGCATATTACTATGGAACAAGAAAAGATGACTTTGTCGTTGCTAAATCTTTAGAAGAGGCTGTAGAAAAAGCAACGGTTAAAACTGGAAGAACGATTACTGCTGAAGACTTAAAGCAAGATGAAGATGTTTTGGATACTTGGTTCTCGTCATGGTTATGGCCAATGTCTGTGTTTAACGGCTTTAAAGAGGGGGAAGATCATAAAGAATTGGACTATTACTATCCAACAAATGATTTGGTTACTGCTCCAGAAATTATGTTCTTCTGGGTTGCTCGTATGATTATGGCGGGTTATGAATACAAGCAAGAATTACCATTTAAAAATGTTTATTATACTGGAATTGTTCGTGATAAATTAGGGCGAAAAATGTCTAAATCTCTAGGGAATAGTCCAGATCCAATTGGTTTGATTGAAAAGTATGGAGCTGATGGTGTTCGTGTTGGAATGTTGTTAAGTTCTCCTGCTGGTAACGATTTACCATTTGATAGTGCTCAATGTGAACAAGGACGTAATTTTACCAATAAAGTT
The sequence above is drawn from the Flavobacteriales bacterium genome and encodes:
- a CDS encoding S8 family peptidase — protein: MKKKMLYPALFFFLSLTVFAQEKKQNVRSFQLEHYLQSTPNNESEELSFFVKANQTSLKKSLSQYNGKYKGHIKNWKYISLPRTTIKAFLDNTPLNAINFRSYEGTPLNDTMRVNNRINAVHQGLAPLENSYTGKGVIMGFIDTGLDWTHPDFLNPSDSSTRVLALWDQTLPQNQFTPSKYGYGQDWNNSEIMQGLCTNNDIYGHGTTVTGAGCGNAFANGLNKGVAPEAEIIAVESNFNSPNWLATVVDAVEYIFHIADSLGQPCALNASVGTYLGSHDGLDPYSLFIDSLINSKSGHLMVASAGNSGNWGNYHLESTIDNDTAFTWFAHNPNSGYGGSAVFFEVWSDTADFNSIQYTVGLDKVSPSFENRGKGHYFNISNNLNTVTYDTIWNINHERLATVQYWSELRDGQYLLQVYLPMPDSSQYNFRFETVGTGHFDVWSSSIFGMSDIISYTGGINSFTKAHQYMNPDSLKTIVSSFQCSPHVITVGNYYNDSGYVNLDSTWTSNGGVRGKIAETSSRGPTRDQRMKPEVAASGHGVNAPLPLNLIDYYLNHPTLDSTLALGGMHRRNGGTSMASPIVAGVGALLLEKCNQMTSNQFKTALITSTYTDSFTGALPNYSFGYGKLDGFNTLFSTSFENTLVGDLDFCKGDSSLIAISNHVSSFNWNDNDTSSTIYRSSSSSNYLVTSNHYGCNSDTLYFQTTAHLPPTTPIITIDFDSLIINNPYNHSIQWYYDNVELSFENESSLFVNTNGNYYALITNQYGCTTYSDTVTYNAVGLEEHHQKMLLYPIPANDFVHLTAPETIVSIVIYDLKGTLIYQNDHINSSTVILNTLKWANGTYTIKLSTSQNIDVQKIVIQH
- a CDS encoding valine--tRNA ligase yields the protein MEIPKIYESNKTEAKWYKYWMENDFFKSVPDEREAYTVVIPPPNVTGVLHMGHMLNNTIQDVLVRRARMLGKNACWVPGTDHASIATEAKVVAKLKSEGINKADLTRDEFLQHAWDWTEKHGGIILDQLKKLGASCDWDRTRFTLDKDYYESVIHVFNDLYEKGLIYRGVRMVNWDPEAKTALSDEEVNHKEVNSKLFYIRYKIEGTEDEWLTIATTRPETLLGDTAICVNPNDERYTHLKGKQAIVPLVNRTIPIIFDEYVDPEFGTGCLKITPAHDPNDYNLGLKYDLEVIDVLNDNGTINENGELYIGQDRFDVRKQIAVDLEENGYLVKTEDHINKIGFSERTDAVIEPKLSLQWFCSTENLSKPALENVMNDTIQFHPEKFKNSYRNWMENIKDWCISRQLWWGHQIPAYYYGTRKDDFVVAKSLEEAVEKATVKTGRTITAEDLKQDEDVLDTWFSSWLWPMSVFNGFKEGEDHKELDYYYPTNDLVTAPEIMFFWVARMIMAGYEYKQELPFKNVYYTGIVRDKLGRKMSKSLGNSPDPIGLIEKYGADGVRVGMLLSSPAGNDLPFDSAQCEQGRNFTNKVWNAFRLVSSWEVKEMEQPAYAKVAIDWFQSKLNKALTEINESYDKFRISEALMSTYKLVWDDFCSWYLEMVKPPYQQPIDAVTFNQTKQFFEDLLKLMHPFTPFISEEIWHLIGEREDKDCIMVKEWPKVSAINEGVLSDFNNAADVISNIRTIRKEKNIANKVQLDFKVIDNEKGAKTFDSVISKIGNLASLEYVDAKVDNAFSFLVKTNEYFIPFSEDIDVEAEIKKLKDELEYVQGSLKIVQKKLSNERFVNNAPEKVVALEKKKEADALAKIKVLEEKLTAFA